The following coding sequences lie in one Klebsiella huaxiensis genomic window:
- the uxaC gene encoding glucuronate isomerase: MPLVNASFMINNAPGVKLYNEVAKSLPIIDYHCHLDARDIYENKSFNHIADLWLAGDHYKWRAMRANGIDERYITGDASADEKFRAWALTVESCFGNPLYHWTHLELHAYFGCEETLNSQNWQRIMAHCNALIGQKEFSPRELIKRSNVEVICTTDSLLDSLHFHQQLKNESNFEVKVLPTFRPDELFVADTHAFSLFIDRFSQVSGFAIKTFNDFDKAIGQRIDHFHQVGCRISDHGPQFICWNCATQSEVESIFCRKRQGKKLTTDEQTSLNSAIYLLLARHYRQRDWAMQIHFGAIRDNNSTMFSRLGQNKGFDSILDQSLLAVHLNQFLDALARNSALPKIIFYNLNANDNDIVASTMANFQTADNGVKSPLQLGSGWWFNDTRRGMENQLNTLADQGLLMHFVGMLTDSRSFVSYTRHDYFRRIVCNLIGDWVACGEVPDDQEILSRMVRNICHDNAERYFRF, from the coding sequence ATGCCGCTAGTTAACGCTTCGTTTATGATCAACAATGCACCCGGTGTGAAACTTTACAATGAGGTGGCAAAATCGTTACCGATTATTGATTATCATTGTCACCTTGATGCCAGAGATATTTATGAAAATAAATCTTTCAACCATATAGCAGATCTATGGCTGGCGGGCGATCACTATAAATGGCGCGCGATGCGCGCCAACGGTATTGATGAGCGATATATTACTGGCGATGCCAGTGCAGATGAAAAATTCCGCGCATGGGCGTTGACGGTCGAATCCTGCTTTGGCAATCCGTTATATCACTGGACGCATCTTGAACTGCATGCCTATTTCGGTTGTGAAGAAACGCTAAACAGCCAAAACTGGCAGAGAATCATGGCGCACTGCAATGCGCTCATTGGCCAAAAAGAGTTTTCACCTCGAGAACTCATTAAGCGGTCGAATGTTGAAGTTATCTGCACCACGGATTCGCTACTCGACTCTTTGCACTTCCATCAGCAGTTAAAGAATGAGTCCAACTTTGAAGTGAAAGTATTACCGACTTTTCGTCCCGATGAGCTTTTCGTCGCTGATACCCATGCGTTTAGCTTGTTTATCGACAGATTCTCGCAGGTCAGCGGTTTTGCCATCAAGACGTTTAATGATTTTGATAAAGCTATAGGTCAGCGTATTGACCATTTCCATCAGGTCGGTTGCCGTATTTCCGATCATGGGCCGCAGTTTATTTGCTGGAATTGCGCAACGCAGTCAGAGGTAGAGTCAATTTTTTGCAGAAAACGGCAAGGAAAAAAACTAACCACAGATGAGCAGACGAGCTTAAACAGTGCGATCTATCTTCTTTTAGCCCGCCATTACAGGCAGCGTGATTGGGCGATGCAAATTCATTTCGGGGCGATTCGTGATAACAATAGTACGATGTTCTCACGTTTAGGGCAAAATAAAGGGTTCGACTCGATACTGGATCAGTCTCTGCTTGCGGTACATCTGAACCAGTTTCTCGATGCTCTGGCACGCAATAGTGCATTACCAAAAATCATTTTCTACAATCTTAACGCCAATGATAACGATATTGTCGCCTCGACAATGGCCAACTTTCAGACGGCGGATAATGGTGTGAAATCGCCTTTGCAGTTGGGTTCCGGCTGGTGGTTTAACGACACCCGTCGCGGTATGGAGAACCAGTTAAATACGTTGGCCGATCAGGGGTTGCTGATGCATTTTGTCGGTATGCTTACGGATTCGCGTAGTTTTGTCTCTTATACCCGCCACGACTATTTCCGACGAATTGTTTGTAACCTTATTGGTGATTGGGTTGCCTGCGGAGAAGTGCCTGACGATCAGGAGATTTTATCCCGGATGGTCAGAAATATTTGTCATGATAATGCTGAGCGTTACTTCAGATTCTGA
- a CDS encoding universal stress protein: MYKKILLPVDVFEMDLSDKAVRHAEFLASADEGEITLLNVLPNSSSSVLRGFAADIRKFEAYMREESEKKMKSLSRLFSIPAERIHSRVVFGNVRDEILAIGSNDDYDVIVIGSRKPGISTHLLGSNAESIIRYAKIPVLVIR, encoded by the coding sequence ATGTACAAGAAAATATTGTTGCCCGTAGACGTTTTTGAAATGGATTTAAGTGACAAAGCCGTTCGCCATGCGGAGTTTTTGGCCTCAGCGGATGAAGGTGAAATCACGCTGCTGAACGTATTGCCAAACAGCAGTAGCTCAGTTCTGCGCGGTTTCGCAGCCGATATTCGTAAATTTGAAGCATATATGCGGGAGGAGTCAGAGAAAAAGATGAAGTCGCTGTCCCGTCTGTTCTCAATTCCTGCTGAACGCATTCACTCCCGGGTCGTGTTTGGTAACGTGCGTGATGAAATCTTAGCGATCGGCAGTAATGATGACTATGACGTGATTGTGATTGGCTCGCGTAAGCCGGGCATTTCTACTCATCTGTTGGGATCCAACGCCGAGTCGATTATTCGCTACGCTAAAATACCAGTTCTGGTGATTAGATAA
- a CDS encoding GntR family transcriptional regulator, whose translation MAAESQLNPTQPVNQQIYRILRRDIVHCLIPPGTPLSEKEVSVRFDVSRQPVREAFIKLAENGLIQIRPQRGSYVNKISLSQVRNGCFVRQAIECAVVRRAAGMVNDEQLYQLEQNLNQQRAAVERQQLNDFFQLDDEFHQKLSQIADCQLAWDTVENIKATIDRVRYMSLDHVTPPDMMLRQHYDIFQPLVARNPDAVEKAMSLHLQEISESVLLVRQENSDWFSEE comes from the coding sequence ATGGCCGCAGAATCCCAACTGAATCCGACACAGCCTGTAAACCAGCAAATTTATCGTATCCTTCGTCGGGATATCGTCCATTGCCTGATCCCGCCCGGCACCCCACTGTCTGAAAAGGAAGTTTCCGTGCGCTTTGACGTTTCTCGTCAGCCAGTGCGTGAAGCCTTTATTAAACTGGCGGAAAACGGCCTGATTCAGATTCGCCCACAGCGCGGCAGCTATGTGAACAAGATTTCCCTCTCGCAGGTGCGTAATGGGTGTTTTGTCCGCCAGGCCATTGAATGCGCTGTGGTGCGCCGCGCCGCCGGGATGGTGAATGATGAACAGCTCTATCAGCTTGAGCAAAATCTCAATCAGCAGCGTGCTGCGGTCGAACGCCAACAGTTAAATGATTTCTTTCAGCTGGATGATGAATTTCACCAGAAGCTCTCGCAAATTGCCGACTGCCAGTTAGCCTGGGATACCGTCGAAAATATTAAAGCCACCATTGACCGGGTGCGTTACATGAGTCTCGATCACGTCACTCCTCCCGATATGATGCTGCGCCAGCATTATGATATTTTCCAGCCGCTGGTCGCCCGTAACCCGGATGCCGTAGAAAAGGCGATGAGCCTGCACCTGCAGGAAATTAGTGAGTCCGTTCTGCTTGTACGTCAGGAAAATAGCGACTGGTTCAGCGAAGAGTAG
- the ydfG gene encoding bifunctional NADP-dependent 3-hydroxy acid dehydrogenase/3-hydroxypropionate dehydrogenase YdfG codes for MIILVTGATAGFGESITRRFVANGHKVIATGRREERLKTLKDELGESIYTAQLDVRNRAAIEEMIAGLPAEWQAIDVLVNNAGLALGLEPAHKASVEDWEDMIDTNNKGLVYMTRAVLPGMVERNRGHIVNIGSVAGSWPYAGGNVYGATKAFVRQFSLNLRADLHGTAVRVTDIEPGLVGGTEFSNVRFKGDDAKADKAYENTQALTPEDVTEAVWWVATLPKHVNINTLEMMPVSQSFAGLNVHRQG; via the coding sequence ATGATTATCCTGGTTACCGGAGCAACAGCAGGTTTTGGTGAAAGTATTACTCGCCGTTTTGTCGCTAACGGTCACAAAGTTATTGCCACCGGGCGTCGCGAAGAGCGCCTGAAGACGCTGAAGGATGAGCTGGGCGAGAGCATTTATACCGCGCAGTTGGACGTGCGTAATCGTGCGGCTATCGAAGAGATGATCGCCGGGCTGCCCGCGGAGTGGCAAGCCATTGACGTTCTGGTTAATAACGCCGGACTGGCGCTGGGGCTCGAACCCGCACACAAAGCCAGCGTTGAAGACTGGGAAGATATGATTGACACCAACAATAAAGGGCTGGTGTACATGACCCGTGCGGTTCTGCCTGGCATGGTTGAACGTAACCGCGGTCATATCGTCAACATCGGTTCAGTCGCTGGTAGCTGGCCTTATGCTGGCGGTAACGTCTACGGCGCGACGAAGGCTTTTGTCCGCCAGTTTAGTCTGAATCTGCGCGCCGACCTTCACGGCACCGCCGTTCGCGTGACCGATATTGAACCCGGTCTGGTAGGCGGAACAGAATTCTCTAACGTGCGCTTTAAAGGTGATGACGCCAAAGCAGACAAAGCTTACGAGAATACGCAAGCCCTGACGCCAGAAGATGTAACCGAAGCGGTCTGGTGGGTCGCAACCCTACCGAAACACGTCAATATCAACACCCTTGAAATGATGCCAGTCAGCCAGAGTTTTGCTGGTCTGAACGTTCACCGTCAGGGCTAA
- the dcp gene encoding peptidyl-dipeptidase Dcp — MLDNNPFLSVSLLPYQAPRFDLISDSHYRPAFDEGVRRQREEISAIVNNPAPADFTNTLVALEQSGQLLARVTSVFFAMAGADTNPIIQELDEQFSAELAELGNNIWLNEALFERVKQVWQQRDSLSLDAESMRLLEVTWQRFTLAGAMLAEEQKTVLRALNTEAATLQSQFQQRLLGAVKSGGLVVDYAHQLEGLSEDEINAAAEAAQEKGLKDRWLLALLNTTQQPALLSLQDRQTRENLFAAGWTRNQKGDANDTRELVLRLAEIRARKAQLLGTADYASWSMADQMARTPEQAFAFMRRIAPAARARAEQELADIQQVVDNEGGDFQAAAWDWLYYGEQVRRAKYSIDEAQLKPYFALDRVLRDGVFWAASQLFGIRFVERFDIPVYHPDVQVWEIFDANGEGIALFYGDFFARDSKSGGAWMGVFVEQSTLRAQHPVIYNVCNYQKPKAGHSALLSWDEVITLFHEFGHTLHGLFASQRYASLSGTNTPRDFVEFPSQIFEHWASEPQVFAHYARHHQTGEAMPEALRDSMFRAAKFNKGYDMSELLAAALLDMHWHSVSTEKLPQDVDTFEATALQAENMDLSAVPPRYRSSYFSHIFGGGYAAGYYAYLWTQMLADDGYQWFVEKGGLTRENGQRFREAILSRGNSTDLAELYRQWRGHDPKIEPMLENRGLSEQGV, encoded by the coding sequence ATGTTGGACAACAACCCTTTTTTAAGCGTCAGCCTGCTGCCTTACCAGGCACCGCGTTTTGATTTGATTTCAGATAGCCATTACCGCCCGGCCTTTGATGAAGGCGTACGGCGTCAACGTGAAGAGATTAGCGCGATCGTTAATAACCCGGCTCCGGCGGATTTTACCAATACGCTGGTGGCTCTGGAGCAGAGCGGGCAGCTGCTGGCGCGGGTGACAAGCGTCTTCTTCGCTATGGCTGGAGCGGATACCAACCCGATAATTCAGGAGCTGGATGAGCAGTTTTCTGCTGAACTGGCTGAACTGGGCAACAATATCTGGCTCAATGAGGCGCTATTTGAGCGTGTAAAACAGGTTTGGCAGCAGCGTGATTCTCTCTCTCTGGACGCTGAATCCATGCGTTTGCTGGAGGTGACCTGGCAACGTTTCACCCTTGCAGGCGCAATGTTGGCAGAAGAGCAAAAAACGGTGCTGCGGGCGCTGAATACGGAAGCTGCGACCCTGCAAAGTCAGTTTCAGCAGCGTTTGTTGGGGGCGGTGAAGTCCGGTGGTCTGGTTGTAGATTACGCCCACCAGTTGGAAGGTCTTAGTGAGGATGAAATAAACGCAGCGGCAGAAGCGGCGCAGGAGAAAGGCTTAAAGGACCGCTGGTTGCTTGCGCTGCTTAATACGACTCAGCAACCCGCGCTGCTTTCCCTGCAGGACAGGCAGACGCGAGAAAACCTGTTCGCGGCGGGTTGGACGCGTAACCAAAAAGGCGATGCCAATGATACCCGCGAGCTGGTATTGCGGCTCGCGGAGATCCGGGCCCGTAAAGCGCAACTGCTTGGGACTGCTGATTATGCCAGCTGGTCGATGGCTGACCAGATGGCAAGAACCCCTGAGCAGGCCTTTGCCTTTATGCGGCGGATAGCCCCTGCTGCGCGAGCCAGAGCCGAGCAGGAGCTGGCGGATATTCAGCAGGTTGTCGATAATGAAGGCGGCGATTTTCAGGCTGCGGCCTGGGACTGGCTCTACTATGGCGAACAGGTGCGCCGGGCGAAGTATTCTATCGACGAAGCGCAACTAAAGCCGTATTTCGCCCTCGACCGCGTCCTGCGCGACGGCGTATTCTGGGCCGCTTCTCAGTTGTTTGGCATCCGCTTTGTTGAGCGTTTTGATATCCCGGTTTATCACCCAGATGTGCAGGTATGGGAAATTTTTGACGCGAACGGTGAGGGGATTGCGCTGTTTTATGGTGATTTTTTCGCCCGAGATAGCAAAAGCGGCGGGGCGTGGATGGGCGTTTTTGTTGAGCAATCAACTTTGCGCGCGCAGCATCCGGTCATCTACAACGTCTGTAACTATCAGAAACCCAAGGCTGGCCACAGCGCATTGCTGTCGTGGGATGAGGTGATTACGTTATTCCACGAGTTTGGTCATACGCTGCATGGTCTGTTTGCCAGCCAGCGGTATGCCAGCCTCTCAGGCACGAATACGCCGCGTGATTTTGTTGAGTTCCCGTCACAGATTTTTGAACACTGGGCCAGCGAACCACAGGTATTCGCCCACTATGCGCGGCATCATCAAACCGGTGAAGCCATGCCGGAAGCGTTACGTGATAGCATGTTCCGGGCGGCGAAGTTTAATAAAGGTTACGACATGAGCGAGCTGCTCGCGGCGGCGCTGCTGGATATGCACTGGCACAGCGTATCGACGGAAAAGCTGCCGCAGGATGTTGATACCTTCGAAGCGACGGCGCTGCAAGCGGAGAATATGGATCTTTCCGCCGTGCCACCGCGTTATCGCAGCAGTTACTTCTCACATATTTTCGGCGGCGGCTACGCGGCAGGCTATTACGCCTACCTATGGACGCAGATGCTGGCGGACGACGGCTACCAGTGGTTCGTTGAGAAGGGCGGTTTAACCCGCGAAAACGGCCAGCGCTTCCGCGAGGCGATTTTGTCGCGCGGCAATAGCACTGATTTAGCTGAACTGTATCGGCAGTGGCGCGGGCACGATCCTAAAATCGAACCGATGCTGGAAAATCGCGGGCTGAGCGAGCAGGGCGTTTAG
- a CDS encoding YajG family lipoprotein, with protein MMKKLLLIAVVIGSLTGCTSAPPLNFSTPSVGVSQKKIDAQLKSLTVSLARPDEQKGDVTAGMEVITPIWRDSLQEALDRMAIFKDNSSNTVSLNVKVLALDVPSFGMSMTTKAVARYEIINRSNGDIIYTQDIESTGTVPASYAFVGVVRARESINRAVQNNITQFLQALESIDLTRPMFPSRVDK; from the coding sequence ATGATGAAAAAACTACTATTAATTGCCGTTGTCATTGGATCTTTAACTGGATGTACCAGCGCTCCACCTCTGAATTTTTCTACACCAAGCGTAGGTGTTAGCCAAAAGAAAATTGATGCACAACTAAAATCACTCACGGTATCGCTTGCTCGTCCAGATGAGCAGAAAGGTGATGTCACGGCGGGAATGGAGGTTATTACGCCTATTTGGCGCGATTCGTTACAAGAAGCGCTTGACCGCATGGCAATTTTTAAAGATAACTCCTCAAATACGGTTAGTCTTAATGTGAAAGTATTAGCGCTGGATGTCCCGAGCTTTGGGATGTCGATGACAACGAAAGCTGTTGCGCGCTATGAAATTATTAACCGCTCTAATGGCGATATTATCTACACGCAAGATATTGAATCTACCGGAACTGTACCTGCGTCATATGCCTTCGTGGGAGTTGTTCGTGCCCGTGAGTCAATTAACCGCGCAGTGCAAAACAATATTACACAATTCTTGCAAGCGTTAGAGAGCATTGACCTTACCCGTCCAATGTTCCCTTCCCGGGTAGATAAATGA
- a CDS encoding DUF2058 domain-containing protein → MTKLTLQEQMLKAGLVTSKKMAKVQRTAKKSRVQAREAREAVEENKKAQLERDKQLSEQQKQAVLSKEYKAQVKQLIEMNKIVIAKGNIDFNFTDNNLIKKVVVDKTTQTQLINGRLAIARLVSDGSGESEYAIIPAIVADKIAQRDANSIVLNSALNQEEQDEDDPYADFKVPDDLMW, encoded by the coding sequence ATGACAAAACTCACCTTACAAGAGCAGATGCTAAAAGCAGGACTAGTCACCAGCAAAAAGATGGCTAAAGTCCAGAGAACAGCGAAGAAATCACGAGTTCAGGCTCGCGAAGCAAGAGAGGCTGTGGAAGAAAATAAAAAAGCGCAGCTTGAACGTGACAAACAGCTAAGCGAACAACAAAAACAAGCTGTTTTATCTAAAGAGTATAAAGCTCAGGTGAAGCAGCTCATTGAAATGAACAAAATCGTCATTGCAAAAGGCAATATTGATTTTAACTTCACGGATAACAACTTAATTAAAAAAGTTGTTGTGGATAAGACAACGCAAACTCAGCTGATTAACGGCCGTCTCGCCATTGCGCGGTTGGTTAGTGATGGCAGTGGCGAGAGTGAATACGCAATTATCCCCGCGATCGTGGCCGATAAAATCGCTCAGCGAGATGCGAACAGTATTGTTTTAAACAGCGCGCTGAATCAGGAAGAGCAGGATGAAGATGATCCGTATGCTGATTTTAAAGTGCCCGACGATTTGATGTGGTAA
- a CDS encoding DUF883 family protein: MPSQDYENDAQNLADKVGNKVNEIAGEAQQQFGDAVDSPKHQLKGAARKYAAQASDAVSEVSERVKENPLTGLLAAGAIGLVIGLLAGRK, from the coding sequence ATGCCATCACAAGATTATGAAAACGACGCGCAAAATCTGGCGGATAAGGTCGGTAACAAAGTCAACGAAATTGCCGGGGAAGCCCAACAGCAATTTGGTGATGCGGTAGATTCGCCTAAGCATCAGTTGAAAGGCGCGGCGCGTAAATACGCGGCCCAGGCGTCAGATGCGGTCTCCGAAGTTTCGGAGCGCGTCAAAGAAAACCCGCTTACCGGATTGCTAGCCGCCGGTGCCATCGGGCTGGTCATTGGTTTACTGGCCGGACGTAAGTGA
- a CDS encoding AAA family ATPase, whose translation MINHIRIKNFRSVRDIELELGALNIVFGPNGCGKSNIYKAIHLLTASADGQFSGYISDEGGLENIMWSGPSAPTDRFPRRLQIACLTDEFDYELQVGFPEKLPYPTQFVLDPIVKEESIWLAGFSRRPSSRVLQRKNQAAFLVDVNGEKSTFTDTIYENESIFGQLGEPHRFPEVSRVRETMRRWRFYHEFNIGRHSPLRQPAVGYRSPVLDSNGHNLAAAFQTIVEIGAEELLHEILGEAFPQCTFYCENENSRFSMKMRRNGVYRPLLASEMSDGTLRFLCLAVALLSPRPPAFLAINEPENSLHHQMFPALARLIVEASRYSQIWLTSHSAELSELISSMAEARIYALENSDGETRITGEMPL comes from the coding sequence ATGATTAACCACATCCGCATTAAAAACTTCAGATCGGTCAGGGATATCGAGCTGGAGCTGGGCGCGCTGAACATTGTTTTCGGCCCCAACGGCTGCGGCAAGTCCAATATCTACAAAGCTATTCATCTGTTAACCGCCTCTGCCGACGGACAATTTTCCGGCTATATCAGTGATGAGGGCGGACTGGAAAATATTATGTGGTCAGGGCCGAGTGCGCCAACGGACCGCTTTCCGCGACGGCTGCAGATTGCCTGTCTGACCGATGAGTTCGACTATGAGTTACAAGTCGGTTTTCCGGAAAAACTGCCTTATCCGACCCAGTTCGTGCTGGACCCAATCGTCAAAGAGGAGTCTATCTGGCTGGCGGGCTTTTCCAGACGACCTTCATCGCGCGTGCTACAGCGCAAAAATCAGGCCGCGTTTCTGGTAGATGTTAACGGTGAAAAAAGCACCTTCACCGATACTATTTATGAAAACGAATCCATCTTTGGTCAATTGGGTGAACCGCATCGCTTTCCGGAGGTCTCTCGGGTCAGGGAGACCATGCGTCGCTGGCGTTTTTATCACGAGTTCAATATTGGCAGGCACTCGCCGCTGCGCCAACCGGCGGTCGGCTACCGCTCGCCGGTGCTTGATAGCAATGGGCATAATCTTGCTGCCGCCTTTCAGACTATTGTGGAAATCGGCGCGGAGGAACTGCTGCATGAGATCCTCGGCGAGGCCTTTCCGCAATGCACATTCTATTGTGAGAATGAGAATTCACGTTTCTCAATGAAGATGCGGCGTAACGGTGTTTACCGGCCTTTACTGGCCTCCGAGATGTCCGACGGCACGCTGCGTTTCCTGTGCCTGGCGGTGGCGTTATTGAGCCCTCGTCCACCGGCGTTTCTGGCGATCAATGAGCCGGAAAACAGCCTGCACCACCAGATGTTTCCGGCTCTTGCCAGATTAATTGTTGAAGCGTCTCGCTATAGCCAAATCTGGTTGACCAGCCATTCTGCCGAGCTTTCCGAATTAATTTCCTCAATGGCCGAAGCGCGAATTTATGCGCTGGAAAATAGCGATGGAGAGACGCGGATTACAGGAGAGATGCCTCTCTGA